The sequence AGATAATAGGAATTAAATCTGATAAATTAAAGGAACGTGGCGGCTTTAAAGAACGAATAGTATTAGAAAAGTTACTGATCAGCCTCATATGCTATTTAGCACGTATATTGAGCAGTAGTTTACTGCAAAATATACGTTTTTTTGTGGGCTTAAATAGCTAACAGAAATCCTGAAACAAGTCTCCTCCGTGTTGTTTGTCATTCGCTCAACCTATGTGGGATTCGACACAATGATGATTTACGTATGATACAGGAATGTAATTTTAATCGACGGTTCTGTATAGGATGCGACTAATGCACATCGCACAAAGAAAAAGCACTTTTCGAATTTTGACAGCGGCACATTGCGTTTTTTCAGGGGGCGTTGTGATTATAGACTTTGTTCTGCTTCTTTTCAGTAGGGATGAAGGAAAAGACCCCATTGAATGATAGTTTCACTTTATTTTTAACCTTATACCATGTTTAGTTCCAGTAGTTAAATAAATTAAAAAATGGTTATAATGTATTTACAAATAAAATAAAACATATTATAATCATTATGATGAATAAACTAAAATAATATTAAAGATTATAATGTCTAGGAGGTTAGAATGAGTAATATAAAAAGAAATTCAAGAGTTCCACTGTATAAGCAGGTCAAAAACCAGTTATTACAAGAAATTAATAAAAACATGAAGGAAGGGGATTTATTACAACCTGAATCAGAAATGGAAAAACAGTATGGAGTAAGTAGGATAACAGTTAGAAAGGCAATAGATGAATTAGTAGCAGAAGGGGTTATTTTTAAAGCTCAAGGTAGAGGGACTTTTGTAAGATCAACGAAAATTGTACAAAACGCAGGGACAATCACAAGTTGGACGGAAGAAATGCATTTAAAGGGAAAGTCTCCGTCAACACAAAATCTCATGATCTCAGAAGTTAAACCATCCAGAAAGATGATAGACAAATTGCATTTACAACCTAATGAAAAACTAATTCGGATTGAACGTCTGAGGTTAGCAGATGGTGAACCAATAGCGTTAATGTTTAACTACTTAAGAGAAAAGTATGTTCCGGGACTTTTAAACAAAGGGCTTACAAGGGAATCATTATATGAGGAATTAGAGGAAAATTATAATATTGTTCTAATAGAAGCGCAAGAGCAAATTAAAGCAAGGTTGGCAACAGATTTGGAAGCGTCTGCATTGAAAATTCCTCCTGGTGAGGCGGTGCTTCATATTAATCGTACCTCTTTTTTAAAAAGCGGTATTCCGTTTGAAATGGTGGAAATGATTAATAGAGCTGATAGGTATGAATATTATATTAAAGTTTCTGGAAGAGAAAAATTAAAATCATTATAAAGGAATGATGAAAGATGTTTTTGTTGAGCAAGGATTCCATTCAGTTGGATGTTCAAGTAAACGATCCAATCGAGGCAATTAGAATCAGCGGTGAATTGCTAGT is a genomic window of Virgibacillus proomii containing:
- a CDS encoding GntR family transcriptional regulator — its product is MSNIKRNSRVPLYKQVKNQLLQEINKNMKEGDLLQPESEMEKQYGVSRITVRKAIDELVAEGVIFKAQGRGTFVRSTKIVQNAGTITSWTEEMHLKGKSPSTQNLMISEVKPSRKMIDKLHLQPNEKLIRIERLRLADGEPIALMFNYLREKYVPGLLNKGLTRESLYEELEENYNIVLIEAQEQIKARLATDLEASALKIPPGEAVLHINRTSFLKSGIPFEMVEMINRADRYEYYIKVSGREKLKSL